A genomic region of Serratia fonticola contains the following coding sequences:
- a CDS encoding FadR/GntR family transcriptional regulator, with translation MINKVTRQKASHQVLAQLKDGIHDGTFPIGEKLPSENELATAFGVSRVPVREALGILEVSGIISSRQGGGHRVEQHSLISKYEPLVMEIANTHEVEALLEMREVIEQQAARLAAERRTEDDLRNIEQAFNAFRHSTLNEGLIGHQQDYLFHRAIMLASQNPFFVQILDNMHELYLGVLVYSLSKNRGRDAERQRVIDEHERVWLAIKAGDPLAAASSMQNHLSNVRGKLRRLKEEGNA, from the coding sequence ATGATCAATAAAGTCACCCGACAGAAGGCATCGCATCAGGTATTGGCACAGCTCAAGGACGGCATTCATGACGGCACTTTCCCGATAGGGGAAAAACTGCCGTCGGAAAATGAGTTGGCCACCGCATTTGGTGTCAGCCGGGTTCCTGTCCGGGAGGCGCTGGGCATTCTTGAAGTCAGCGGCATCATTTCTTCCCGTCAGGGGGGCGGCCATCGCGTTGAGCAGCATTCACTGATCAGCAAATATGAACCCTTGGTGATGGAGATTGCCAATACTCACGAAGTGGAAGCCTTGCTTGAAATGCGCGAAGTGATTGAACAGCAAGCGGCACGCCTGGCGGCAGAACGTCGTACAGAAGATGATCTACGCAATATAGAACAGGCCTTTAACGCTTTCCGCCATAGCACGCTCAATGAAGGGCTGATTGGTCATCAGCAGGATTATCTGTTCCATCGTGCAATCATGCTGGCCTCACAGAATCCCTTTTTTGTGCAAATCCTCGACAATATGCACGAGTTGTATCTTGGGGTGCTGGTGTATTCATTGAGCAAAAACCGGGGGCGAGATGCCGAGCGTCAGCGGGTGATTGATGAGCATGAGCGGGTCTGGTTGGCGATTAAGGCAGGCGATCCGCTGGCGGCGGCCAGCAGTATGCAAAATCACTTGAGCAATGTGCGTGGCAAGTTACGCAGGTTGAAAGAAGAAGGAAATGCATAA